A window of Streptomyces broussonetiae genomic DNA:
GACGGCGCGGCGGTCATGGTTCGCCCATGCATTCGACAGATGCGACAGCGAGCAGCCAACCGTCACCGCACATTCCGTCCGTCGCGTTCGCACGCGGCGGCCATCGAAGTCGCCCATCCCGGAAGGGGTCCTGCACACGTGTCTCCAATGCCGGTCGGCGGACTGGTCCCCCAGGCCACCGACGATGCCGCAGAACTCGTCGTCCGCAACGCGAGAATCCACACGGGAGACCCGGACCACCCGCGGGCCGAGGCGCTCGCCGTCAAGAACGGTGTCATCACCGTCGTCGGTGCCGACAAGGACGTGGCTGCGCAGGTCGGAGCCGCGACGAAGGTGGTGGACGCGCTCGGCCGCCGGATGGTCCCCGGGCTCAACGACGCGCATCTGCACGTCATCCGCGGCGGGCTCAACTACGTACTGGAACTGCGCTGGGACGGTGTCCGCACGCTGCGCCAGGGCCTGGCCATGCTGCGGGATCAGGCCGCGCGCACTCCCAAGGGCCAGTGGGTGCGGGTGGTGGGAGGCTGGTCGGCCGAGCAGTTCGCCGAACGACGGCTGCCGACCGTCGCGGAACTGAACGCCGCCGCCCCCGACACCCCGGTGTTCGTCCTGCACCTGTACCAGTCCGCGGTCCTGAACCGGGCGGCGGTGAAGGCCGCCGGGTTCCACAGGGACACGCCCGATCCCCGGGGCGGACAGATCGTCCGCGGCCGGGACGGGGAACCGACGGGCATGCTGCTCGCGGCGCCCGGCGCCCTCATCCTCTACTCGACCCTGGCCAAGGCGCCGGTTCTGGAGGAGGCGGACCAGAGGGTCTCGACCCGGCACTTCCTGCGCGAACTGAACCGGTTCGGGCTGACTTCGGCGATCGACGCCGCCGGCGGGTTCCAGAACTTCCCCGACAACTACAGCACCGTCATCGAGCTGGCGAAGGCCGGCCAGTTGTCGCTGCGCATCGCCTATCACCTCTTCCCGCAGACCGCGGGCCAGGAGATAGCCGACCTCACCCGCTGGATCGACATGGTCCGTCCCGAGGACGGGGACGCGTGGCTGCGGCTCAACGGCGCGGGTGAGAACCTCACCTGGGCGGCGGCGGACTTCGAGAACTTCAACCAGCCGCGTCCGGAACTCGGCGGCTACGAAGGGGAGTTCGAGAAGGCCGTCCGTCTCCTCATGGAGAACGGCTGGGGATTCAGGCTGCACGCCACCTACGACGAGACCATCCGCCGGGACCTCGCGGTCTTCGAGAAGCTCGCCGCCGAGGGGCTCTTCCCGGCCGGGAACCGGTGGTTGTTCGACCACGCCGAAACCGTGACACCGGAGAGCCTCGACCGCGTCGCCGCGCTCGGCGGTGCCATGTCCGTCCAGAACCGGCTGTCGTTCCAGGGCGAGGCGTTCCTGCGCCGCTACGGCCCGGGCAGGGCCGCCGACGCCCCGCCCATCCAGGAGATGCTGCGGCGCGGGCTGACCGTTGCGGCCGGCACGGACGCCACCCGGGTGTCCACCTACAACCCCTGGGTGGCCCTGCACTGGCTGGTGAGCGGCCGCAGCGTCGGCGACCTCGTGCTCCGGCCGCCGGCCAACCGGGTCGACCGGGAGACGGCCCTGCGGATGTTCACCCGGGCCGGTGCCGAGCTGACCGGCGAGCAGGACGTCAAGGGCGTTCTGCGGCCCGGGTGTTACGCGGACCTCGCCGTGCTGTCCGAGGACTACTTCACCGTCCCCGAGCCGGAGATCGCGCACATCGAGTCACTGCTCACGGTCACCGGCGGCCGGATCGTCTACGCCGCCGGCGAGTACGAGGGCCTCGACGAGGAACTGCCGCCCGTGAGCCCCGACTGGAGCCCGGTCGCGCACTTCGGCGGCTACCAGGTGCCTGGGCCGCACCTCGCGGGCGTGCGCCAGGCGGAGTCCCTCGGCGAGGCCGTCGCCGAGTCGCAGCAGCACCGCGAGTGGCGCGTGCGGCGCGGCCTGTTCCCGGACGCCGCCGGCA
This region includes:
- a CDS encoding amidohydrolase; this translates as MPVGGLVPQATDDAAELVVRNARIHTGDPDHPRAEALAVKNGVITVVGADKDVAAQVGAATKVVDALGRRMVPGLNDAHLHVIRGGLNYVLELRWDGVRTLRQGLAMLRDQAARTPKGQWVRVVGGWSAEQFAERRLPTVAELNAAAPDTPVFVLHLYQSAVLNRAAVKAAGFHRDTPDPRGGQIVRGRDGEPTGMLLAAPGALILYSTLAKAPVLEEADQRVSTRHFLRELNRFGLTSAIDAAGGFQNFPDNYSTVIELAKAGQLSLRIAYHLFPQTAGQEIADLTRWIDMVRPEDGDAWLRLNGAGENLTWAAADFENFNQPRPELGGYEGEFEKAVRLLMENGWGFRLHATYDETIRRDLAVFEKLAAEGLFPAGNRWLFDHAETVTPESLDRVAALGGAMSVQNRLSFQGEAFLRRYGPGRAADAPPIQEMLRRGLTVAAGTDATRVSTYNPWVALHWLVSGRSVGDLVLRPPANRVDRETALRMFTRAGAELTGEQDVKGVLRPGCYADLAVLSEDYFTVPEPEIAHIESLLTVTGGRIVYAAGEYEGLDEELPPVSPDWSPVAHFGGYQVPGPHLAGVRQAESLGEAVAESQQHREWRVRRGLFPDAAGTPFDPCFAL